One window from the genome of Cyclobacterium amurskyense encodes:
- a CDS encoding acyl-CoA thioesterase, which translates to MIPEDKIKQSDTRIFKAVFPNTTNHYDTLFGGKAMQLMDEVAFITATRFSRQRMVTISSDKIDFTQPIPAGTIIELFGRVIHVGNSSLKVRVEVWVEQMYEEGREKAISGTFTFVAIDKDKNPVKITV; encoded by the coding sequence ATGATTCCCGAAGATAAAATCAAGCAATCCGATACCCGGATATTCAAAGCGGTATTTCCAAATACTACCAATCACTATGATACCCTATTTGGAGGTAAAGCCATGCAATTAATGGATGAAGTGGCTTTTATTACAGCTACTCGCTTTAGTAGGCAAAGAATGGTAACAATCAGTAGCGATAAAATTGATTTCACTCAACCCATCCCTGCCGGGACCATCATTGAGCTTTTTGGCAGGGTAATCCATGTAGGAAATAGCAGCCTTAAAGTGAGAGTAGAAGTATGGGTAGAACAGATGTATGAGGAAGGAAGGGAAAAAGCCATTTCCGGGACCTTTACTTTTGTGGCTATTGATAAAGATAAAAACCCTGTTAAAATTACGGTGTAA
- a CDS encoding TonB-dependent receptor, translating to MKSLRYLFFLTVLSLPLFSNAQSITGKILDEKENLSIPGVSIVVLNKADSSLASGAITDLNGKFDISDLKPGDYLIEARYLGYQSFVKPISLQNTRIDLGNIKIAEALTELNEVTVSARRSLGTQKGDTTQFNANAFKTLSDATSQQLLEKMPGINMMDGVLQAQGESIVQIFVDGKPFFGTDVKAALQNLPAEAVESIQVFDKLSDKASFSGFDDGEREKTINIITNPAYRTGQFGKMTTGYGSNDRYLLGMGLNAFQNDQRITITGLSNNINALNYSGDVNTIGESRPQDGIIIYNALGINYSDLITNKLQVNTSYQYRDRTNNGYSSLVRDYTLNTEDEQRYGEEKSNVRRNKEHAFDLRLTYDIDSSNHLLVVTKVSAETDMERSDFFGKTEQLDKIINQTTNTSNVNSTNFDFTNDIYYSKRFQKVGRTATIGIESGNHLDEDYGVREAENIFYDPEEEIENLDQKTVRQRKGLSWEADFSYTEPLGKMGRLKFEYEIGNRIEDSDQRLSDLISEENSDDYISILDTALSNKFNSTYLKQESELGYQYSGKKIKLQAEMSYESASLKNRQHFPNEDYLTRTFQNYLPTLRVDYKPKSTQILEFDYDTNTDAPSVGELQKVINITNPIQLKSGNPDLVQSYSNRFRLRYKSTNVDTDRSFIADVQSSFENDRISSSTLIAEEKMDLGDGIVLEKGAQLSKPVNLNGYWKIKTYFNYGLPIDKIKSNVGLYGGVELSKSPGMINEIVSFTNATKLRAGLSSSSNISEKVDFNISTRATYTMVNNSLRQNINNNYFNLNSRVNYNWIFGKGLVYRMELNHQLNTGLAKSIGQSFVLLNMSVGKKIFRNQRGELSLNVFDLLNQNTNVKRTVNELYIEDRQSNVLNRYFMMTFTYNLRHFSLGASNSDF from the coding sequence ATGAAATCGCTGCGCTATTTATTCTTTCTAACTGTACTTTCTCTGCCTTTGTTTTCAAATGCACAATCTATCACGGGTAAAATTCTGGATGAAAAGGAAAACTTATCCATTCCCGGAGTAAGCATTGTGGTATTAAACAAGGCCGATTCATCATTGGCATCCGGTGCCATTACCGATCTGAATGGCAAGTTTGATATTTCTGATTTAAAACCCGGCGACTACCTGATAGAGGCAAGGTATCTAGGTTACCAAAGTTTTGTCAAACCAATCAGTTTACAAAATACCAGGATAGACTTAGGTAACATTAAAATAGCGGAAGCACTGACTGAACTAAATGAGGTGACGGTCTCTGCCAGAAGATCCCTTGGTACCCAAAAAGGCGACACTACTCAATTCAATGCAAATGCCTTCAAGACCCTTAGTGATGCCACTTCCCAGCAGTTACTTGAAAAAATGCCAGGTATCAACATGATGGATGGTGTACTACAGGCGCAAGGCGAATCCATCGTTCAAATATTTGTAGATGGAAAGCCATTCTTTGGAACGGATGTAAAGGCTGCCTTGCAAAATCTTCCAGCAGAAGCGGTAGAAAGCATTCAAGTCTTCGATAAGCTAAGCGACAAAGCTTCGTTTAGTGGATTTGACGACGGAGAAAGGGAAAAAACGATAAATATTATTACAAACCCAGCTTACAGAACCGGGCAGTTTGGTAAAATGACAACCGGATATGGGAGCAATGACCGGTACCTATTGGGTATGGGATTGAATGCCTTCCAAAATGACCAAAGGATTACCATAACAGGATTAAGCAATAATATAAACGCACTAAATTATTCCGGTGATGTCAATACTATAGGTGAATCCAGACCTCAGGATGGTATCATTATATACAATGCGCTAGGCATTAACTACAGTGACCTAATAACAAATAAATTGCAGGTAAACACCAGCTATCAATACCGGGACAGAACGAATAATGGCTATTCCTCCTTGGTAAGGGATTATACTTTAAATACTGAGGACGAACAGCGCTACGGCGAAGAAAAATCAAATGTGAGAAGAAACAAAGAACACGCATTTGATTTGAGGTTGACTTATGACATAGATAGTAGCAATCACTTATTGGTTGTCACAAAGGTCTCTGCAGAAACAGATATGGAAAGGTCTGATTTCTTTGGAAAGACAGAGCAGCTAGACAAAATCATCAATCAAACCACCAATACCAGTAATGTTAACAGTACGAATTTTGATTTCACCAACGATATTTATTATAGTAAGCGGTTTCAAAAGGTGGGCAGAACAGCAACCATTGGCATTGAATCCGGAAACCACCTGGATGAGGACTATGGTGTACGTGAAGCGGAAAATATTTTTTATGACCCTGAGGAAGAAATAGAAAACCTGGATCAAAAAACAGTTAGGCAAAGAAAAGGGCTTTCCTGGGAAGCTGACTTTTCTTACACTGAGCCTTTGGGCAAAATGGGTAGGTTGAAGTTTGAATACGAGATTGGTAATCGTATCGAAGATTCGGATCAAAGGCTTTCAGACCTAATCTCAGAGGAAAATAGCGATGACTACATTTCCATACTAGACACTGCATTAAGCAATAAGTTTAACAGCACCTATTTGAAGCAAGAATCAGAATTAGGTTATCAGTATTCTGGCAAAAAAATTAAGCTACAGGCTGAAATGAGTTATGAGTCAGCTTCTTTAAAAAACAGGCAACACTTTCCCAATGAAGATTATTTAACTAGAACTTTTCAGAACTATTTGCCTACATTGAGAGTAGATTACAAACCTAAATCAACTCAAATATTAGAATTTGATTATGACACGAATACCGATGCTCCATCAGTGGGTGAACTACAGAAGGTAATTAACATTACCAATCCTATACAGTTAAAAAGTGGGAACCCGGATTTAGTTCAGAGCTATTCAAATCGATTTAGGCTTAGGTATAAAAGCACAAATGTGGACACGGATAGGTCTTTTATCGCCGATGTACAATCAAGTTTTGAAAACGACAGGATTTCTTCAAGCACCTTAATCGCAGAGGAGAAAATGGATCTTGGGGATGGGATTGTATTAGAAAAAGGTGCTCAATTATCTAAACCGGTCAATCTAAATGGGTATTGGAAAATAAAGACCTATTTCAATTATGGTTTACCAATAGATAAAATCAAATCTAATGTGGGCCTATATGGAGGCGTTGAACTTAGCAAAAGCCCAGGAATGATCAATGAAATTGTAAGCTTCACCAATGCTACTAAATTAAGGGCCGGACTCTCAAGCAGTAGCAATATCAGTGAAAAAGTGGATTTTAATATCTCCACAAGGGCCACTTACACCATGGTAAACAATAGCTTAAGGCAAAATATCAACAATAACTATTTTAACCTAAACAGCAGAGTAAACTACAATTGGATATTTGGCAAGGGTCTTGTTTACCGGATGGAACTTAACCACCAATTAAATACAGGATTGGCCAAAAGCATTGGCCAAAGCTTTGTGCTGCTAAACATGAGTGTCGGTAAAAAAATATTTAGAAATCAGAGAGGCGAATTAAGTTTGAATGTTTTTGACTTACTCAATCAAAATACAAATGTGAAAAGGACGGTCAACGAACTCTATATCGAAGACAGGCAGAGCAATGTATTGAACCGGTATTTTATGATGACGTTTACTTATAATTTACGGCACTTCTCTCTTGGAGCCTCCAATTCAGATTTTTAA
- a CDS encoding HU family DNA-binding protein, which produces MTKAEVITKISEKTGIQKDDVTQTVEAFFKVVKDSMAEGENIYVRGFGSFINKKRAKKIARNISKNTAIVIDEHYVPAFKPSKSFIEKIKNSQNVKELAPQD; this is translated from the coding sequence GTGACTAAAGCAGAGGTAATCACAAAGATTTCGGAGAAGACAGGTATCCAAAAGGATGATGTTACACAGACCGTTGAGGCGTTTTTCAAGGTTGTAAAAGATTCAATGGCAGAAGGAGAAAATATCTATGTTAGAGGTTTTGGCAGTTTTATAAACAAAAAAAGGGCTAAAAAAATTGCTAGGAATATCTCTAAAAACACAGCCATTGTGATTGATGAACATTACGTTCCAGCTTTTAAACCATCTAAATCATTTATTGAAAAAATTAAAAACAGCCAAAACGTAAAAGAATTGGCTCCTCAGGACTAA
- a CDS encoding response regulator transcription factor, whose translation MDPRILLVEDDKILGYALKTYLEMHQFVVSWQTDGLQGKEAFIEQPFDLCLIDVMMPIMDGFTLASEIKKINPATPLIFLTARSMKIDKLQAFQKGADDYIVKPVDEEELIARIKAVLRRVSITPTQTNSYAIGHLTFDWNSRRLNNSKETIVLTEKEADILRLLCEKKNQLLDRKFVLKELWGKVDYFNRRSMDVHMAKLRKHLQMDPSISIINIHGKGYILEDKTE comes from the coding sequence ATGGATCCAAGGATATTATTAGTGGAGGATGACAAAATTTTAGGTTATGCGTTAAAAACCTATCTTGAAATGCATCAATTTGTGGTCTCCTGGCAAACAGATGGGCTTCAGGGCAAAGAAGCATTTATTGAACAGCCTTTTGATCTCTGCCTGATAGATGTGATGATGCCTATAATGGATGGCTTTACCCTGGCAAGTGAAATTAAAAAAATAAACCCTGCAACACCCCTGATTTTCCTTACGGCCAGGTCCATGAAAATTGATAAACTTCAGGCTTTTCAAAAAGGAGCTGATGACTACATCGTTAAACCCGTTGATGAAGAAGAGCTAATTGCGCGAATTAAGGCAGTATTGCGGAGGGTTTCCATTACTCCAACACAAACAAATAGTTACGCCATTGGCCACTTGACTTTTGATTGGAACAGTCGAAGGTTAAACAACAGCAAAGAAACCATTGTGCTCACTGAGAAAGAAGCGGATATTTTACGACTTCTCTGTGAGAAGAAAAATCAGTTGTTAGACAGAAAGTTCGTGCTAAAAGAATTATGGGGAAAGGTAGATTACTTTAACCGAAGAAGCATGGATGTTCATATGGCCAAGTTGAGAAAGCACTTGCAAATGGACCCCAGCATTAGTATCATCAATATCCATGGAAAAGGCTATATCCTGGAGGATAAAACCGAGTAA
- a CDS encoding tetratricopeptide repeat protein has protein sequence MKRSQIIFVVAGIIVSYLLYSLPMVVVDNEDKGLSEDGNSLGSDSSSEENNHGNSLSSSDLEVIDNLMAELDGEAGTENFVIFADSIAKVYQSGGKLDSAAFYYGLIAEKAPAPENWEKAGNAYYEAFGFSMEEMKTKRLGDKTRLYLGKVLEAMPERLDLKTKIAMTYVSSANPMQGITMLRGVLEEDPTNEEALFNMGILSMQSGQYKRAVERFETLVEHHPGNIQGQFYLGVSLFESNQKKLAKTQLEGLRKQTTDPQILSGIENYLDRL, from the coding sequence ATGAAAAGATCCCAAATTATTTTCGTTGTTGCAGGTATTATTGTTTCCTACTTATTGTATAGCTTGCCCATGGTGGTAGTTGACAATGAGGATAAGGGGCTTTCTGAAGACGGAAATAGTCTGGGATCTGATTCATCAAGTGAAGAGAATAACCACGGGAATTCATTAAGTAGCAGCGACCTTGAGGTCATCGATAATTTGATGGCTGAGTTAGATGGAGAGGCTGGTACGGAAAATTTTGTTATATTCGCTGATTCAATTGCTAAAGTTTATCAAAGCGGAGGCAAATTGGATAGTGCTGCTTTTTATTACGGTCTGATTGCCGAGAAAGCGCCAGCTCCTGAAAATTGGGAGAAAGCGGGGAATGCCTATTATGAGGCATTTGGTTTTTCCATGGAAGAAATGAAGACCAAAAGGTTGGGAGATAAAACCCGCTTGTATTTGGGCAAAGTTTTGGAGGCCATGCCTGAAAGGCTTGATTTGAAAACCAAGATAGCGATGACATATGTGTCTTCAGCCAATCCTATGCAAGGCATTACCATGCTACGTGGGGTTTTGGAAGAAGATCCTACAAATGAGGAAGCCTTGTTCAATATGGGAATTTTGTCGATGCAGAGTGGTCAGTACAAAAGAGCTGTTGAACGTTTTGAAACACTTGTTGAGCATCACCCCGGAAATATTCAGGGGCAATTTTATTTGGGGGTAAGCTTGTTTGAATCCAATCAGAAGAAACTAGCTAAAACTCAATTAGAAGGATTACGTAAGCAAACTACAGATCCTCAGATTCTTTCGGGAATCGAGAATTACTTAGATAGATTATAA
- a CDS encoding sensor histidine kinase — MIKQLLGKWLDYVRDHIYVITILISIAMVGLLFIQYSLIKIDIDVQRKIFEKEIDSILEDLESVLKEDDELTNQVIELIGDKVHPKEKRDSTEKILVVNVKDLTDSLLMKHELGYLEYEFAFYQRLKDTIAFSSAVDLYQPHFQKYSFTPGDQIRKEFGKGKFKFGLFFHNQSLFIAYRIAPTLFITAFFVLLLLGSFLSTFLVLKRQKLISQLKNDFINNLTHELKTPIFASSIIYKIIREKRKIFTDEELDYHLHLLENENQLLKNKVEKVLELSVLENGNPGLNFEQIDIHAIIKRKADVYKVLIESQQGSLHFLFKATEPFICGDEMHLGNILENLLDNAIKYSDTTPEVLVKTYNANNHLYVEVVDHGIGIEPDNLPFVFDKFYRVSHGNLHKIKGFGLGLSYVKMMVNLHGGEIEVKSSLGQGTSVILKFPVVETNKEQ; from the coding sequence ATGATTAAGCAATTATTAGGAAAATGGCTCGACTATGTCAGGGATCATATATATGTGATTACCATCCTAATCTCTATTGCAATGGTGGGGCTCCTCTTTATTCAATACAGTTTAATCAAAATCGATATTGATGTCCAAAGAAAAATCTTCGAGAAGGAAATAGATTCCATACTGGAAGACTTAGAAAGCGTTTTAAAAGAAGACGATGAATTGACCAATCAAGTCATTGAACTGATTGGAGATAAGGTGCACCCAAAAGAGAAAAGGGATTCTACCGAAAAAATTCTAGTGGTTAACGTAAAAGACCTTACGGATAGCCTGCTAATGAAACACGAGTTGGGTTATCTTGAATATGAGTTTGCCTTCTACCAACGCCTCAAAGATACCATTGCTTTTAGTTCGGCAGTAGACCTGTACCAACCCCATTTTCAAAAATATTCCTTTACACCTGGTGACCAAATTCGCAAGGAATTTGGTAAGGGAAAGTTTAAATTTGGGTTGTTTTTTCATAACCAATCCCTATTTATTGCTTATAGGATTGCTCCTACTTTATTTATAACTGCCTTTTTTGTACTGCTTTTACTTGGGAGTTTTTTAAGTACTTTTCTAGTACTAAAACGTCAGAAATTGATTTCTCAACTCAAAAATGATTTTATCAATAACCTGACACATGAACTTAAAACGCCCATTTTTGCCTCTTCGATTATCTATAAGATTATCAGGGAAAAGCGAAAGATTTTTACCGATGAAGAACTGGATTATCATTTGCATCTACTAGAGAATGAAAACCAGCTCCTTAAAAACAAGGTGGAAAAAGTGCTGGAACTCAGTGTGCTTGAAAATGGCAATCCCGGATTGAATTTCGAGCAGATCGATATTCATGCTATAATTAAAAGAAAGGCAGATGTCTATAAAGTGCTCATAGAATCCCAACAAGGGTCATTGCACTTTTTATTTAAAGCTACTGAGCCTTTCATTTGTGGAGATGAAATGCATTTGGGCAATATTTTGGAAAATTTATTGGACAATGCAATTAAATATTCCGATACCACTCCAGAGGTGTTAGTGAAAACGTATAACGCCAACAACCATTTGTATGTAGAAGTTGTCGACCATGGAATAGGAATAGAACCTGATAATTTGCCATTTGTTTTTGATAAATTTTATAGGGTAAGCCATGGCAATTTGCATAAAATTAAAGGATTTGGCTTGGGACTTAGTTATGTGAAAATGATGGTAAATTTACATGGAGGAGAGATTGAAGTGAAAAGCAGTCTGGGACAAGGAACTTCCGTGATTCTGAAGTTTCCAGTTGTTGAAACCAATAAAGAGCAATAA
- a CDS encoding NIPSNAP family protein — MKDTMMLFSAVAILLLTTAFSFAGKGDFYQIKIYHFSTSDQESVIDEYLEKAYLPAMHRAGIEHIGVFKPVASTEGNKPSEKLIYVLIPFSSQKEFSKIDSKLAKDQQFQSAGAKYLNAPYTNPPYDRIESILLNAFEKNPKYDVPDLSGPNKDRIYELRSYEGHTEKISENKIKMFNDGDEVGLFKRLGFNAVFYGEVISGPTMPNLMYMTTFENKADRDAHWDTFRSDPYWKELSSLPQYQNNVSKNVTLFLYPTDYSDI, encoded by the coding sequence ATGAAAGACACCATGATGTTATTTTCTGCGGTAGCCATTTTATTGCTTACTACCGCTTTTTCCTTCGCCGGAAAAGGAGATTTTTACCAGATAAAAATTTATCACTTCTCCACAAGCGATCAGGAAAGTGTTATTGATGAATACCTCGAGAAAGCGTACCTCCCGGCCATGCATAGGGCTGGGATTGAGCATATTGGGGTATTCAAACCTGTTGCTTCAACTGAGGGAAATAAGCCCAGTGAAAAGTTAATTTATGTGCTGATACCCTTTAGTTCTCAAAAGGAGTTTTCTAAAATCGATTCCAAACTTGCCAAGGACCAACAATTCCAATCAGCAGGTGCCAAATACCTAAATGCACCCTATACCAATCCTCCTTACGATAGAATCGAATCAATTTTATTGAATGCCTTCGAGAAAAATCCAAAATATGATGTTCCTGATTTGAGTGGGCCAAATAAAGACAGGATTTATGAATTGCGTAGCTATGAAGGCCATACTGAGAAGATATCAGAAAACAAGATCAAGATGTTCAATGATGGCGACGAGGTTGGTCTATTTAAAAGATTGGGATTCAATGCTGTTTTTTATGGTGAGGTTATTTCAGGGCCAACAATGCCAAACCTGATGTACATGACGACTTTTGAAAATAAAGCCGACCGTGATGCCCATTGGGATACATTTCGTTCAGATCCTTATTGGAAAGAGTTGTCTTCACTTCCACAATACCAGAACAATGTCTCAAAAAATGTAACGCTTTTTCTATATCCTACCGATTATTCGGACATTTGA
- a CDS encoding single-stranded DNA-binding protein, whose amino-acid sequence MAGVNKVILLGNLGADPEVKHLEGDKVVANLRLATTESYKDRSGNRVENTEWHDLELWDGQARVAEQYLKKGSQIYVEGKIKSDTWQDDQGNNRKRTKVRVQSFTMLGSRTGGQEDAQGGGQSSPAQNSNTNAGMNTSSTPAYDGNDSDADDLPF is encoded by the coding sequence ATGGCAGGAGTTAATAAAGTAATTTTATTGGGAAATCTGGGTGCAGACCCAGAAGTAAAGCACTTGGAAGGAGACAAAGTAGTCGCAAACCTAAGGTTGGCTACTACAGAATCCTATAAAGACCGTTCTGGAAACCGCGTAGAAAATACTGAATGGCACGATTTGGAACTGTGGGATGGACAGGCCAGAGTTGCGGAACAATACTTGAAAAAAGGCAGTCAGATATATGTAGAGGGCAAAATAAAATCAGACACCTGGCAGGATGATCAGGGAAATAACCGTAAAAGGACCAAAGTAAGGGTACAGAGTTTTACCATGCTCGGTTCAAGAACTGGCGGGCAAGAAGATGCCCAAGGTGGAGGACAGAGTAGCCCCGCTCAAAACTCTAATACAAACGCTGGAATGAACACTTCTTCTACCCCAGCTTATGATGGCAATGACAGCGATGCAGATGATTTACCATTTTAA
- a CDS encoding Rne/Rng family ribonuclease, producing MSSELLIDSSQNGSRIALLKDKSLIELHVEEEDNKFKVGDIYLGVVKKIVNGLNAAFIDVGYEKDAFLHYQDLGPQVNSLSKLVKLTRNKNHKGFDLKGFENEPEIDKLGKISQVLSKNNQVLVQVVKEPISTKGPRLSCELSLAGRYLVLVPFSNTVNVSKKIRSADERKRLSRLITSIKPANFGVIIRTVAEGQSVTELDKDLRSLLETWEDGMRKLQKAKVKDKIIGEMSLASSIIRDLLNESFDAITVEDEVIYDQMRSYIRSIAPEKEKIVKLYNGKAKLFESFGIEKQIKSLFGTTVSLPQGGYLIIEHTEALHVVDVNSGNKSNQESDQENTGLKTNMVAVKEIARQLRLRDMGGIIVIDFIDMKKAENKRAIFEAMKDAMRDDRSKNTVLPLTKFGLMQITRQRVRPEMNIVTKEICPSCNGTGKIQASILVADKLVKDLEHIAVHQNESKIKIALHPYLHAYFTHGIYSKRMQWFFKYYKWINLVKDSSLPVTEYKFLDISGEPLEIIIKSESE from the coding sequence TTGAGTTCAGAATTATTAATTGATTCATCTCAAAATGGTAGTCGAATTGCCCTTCTCAAAGATAAAAGCTTGATTGAGCTTCATGTTGAAGAAGAAGACAATAAGTTTAAAGTCGGAGACATATATCTTGGTGTTGTAAAGAAAATCGTAAATGGCTTAAATGCTGCCTTCATAGACGTAGGTTACGAAAAAGATGCTTTTTTGCATTATCAAGATTTAGGACCACAGGTTAACAGCTTAAGTAAGCTGGTAAAATTAACCCGAAATAAAAACCACAAAGGTTTCGACCTGAAGGGTTTTGAAAACGAACCTGAAATAGACAAACTTGGTAAAATAAGCCAAGTTTTGTCTAAAAACAATCAGGTGTTGGTACAAGTTGTTAAAGAACCGATTTCTACGAAGGGGCCTAGATTATCCTGTGAGCTCTCCCTTGCTGGTCGATACTTGGTATTGGTGCCATTTTCTAATACAGTGAACGTATCCAAAAAAATACGTAGTGCTGATGAAAGAAAAAGGTTATCCCGGCTTATCACTTCCATCAAACCGGCAAACTTCGGTGTGATCATCCGTACAGTGGCAGAAGGACAATCTGTCACCGAATTGGATAAAGACCTCAGGTCTCTTTTAGAGACTTGGGAAGATGGAATGCGAAAGCTTCAGAAAGCCAAAGTTAAAGACAAAATCATCGGAGAAATGAGTTTGGCTTCTTCTATAATTAGAGACCTACTCAACGAATCTTTCGACGCAATCACGGTAGAAGATGAAGTAATTTATGATCAGATGCGGTCTTATATAAGATCCATTGCTCCAGAAAAAGAAAAAATTGTTAAGCTTTACAACGGAAAAGCGAAGCTCTTTGAAAGTTTTGGTATTGAAAAACAGATCAAAAGCCTGTTTGGAACTACTGTTAGTCTCCCCCAAGGCGGTTATCTCATTATTGAGCATACAGAAGCCTTGCATGTAGTGGATGTTAACAGCGGTAACAAATCAAATCAGGAAAGTGATCAGGAAAATACTGGCCTGAAAACCAACATGGTGGCCGTAAAAGAAATTGCAAGGCAACTAAGGCTTCGCGATATGGGAGGAATAATTGTGATTGATTTTATCGATATGAAAAAGGCCGAGAACAAAAGGGCTATTTTTGAAGCGATGAAGGACGCAATGAGAGATGACCGATCCAAAAATACGGTACTCCCACTTACCAAGTTTGGATTGATGCAAATCACCAGACAACGCGTTAGACCTGAAATGAACATAGTAACCAAAGAAATTTGTCCTTCTTGTAATGGTACAGGCAAAATACAGGCCTCCATACTTGTGGCAGATAAACTGGTAAAAGATTTAGAGCACATTGCAGTTCACCAAAACGAATCAAAGATTAAAATTGCATTGCACCCTTATTTACATGCCTATTTTACACATGGCATTTATTCTAAAAGGATGCAGTGGTTTTTTAAATATTATAAATGGATCAACCTGGTTAAAGATTCTTCACTACCGGTGACGGAGTATAAATTCCTGGATATTTCAGGAGAACCTTTAGAAATAATTATTAAAAGCGAGTCTGAATAG
- the mutY gene encoding A/G-specific adenine glycosylase produces the protein MSFNYFTENLLRWYPLHRRNLPWRETNSPYIIWLSEIILQQTRVAQGLPYFHAFIERFPTVVDLANAPQEEILRTWQGLGYYSRARNLHSCAQSIVNERNGEFPDNYKALLKLKGVGPYTAAAIASFAFKEQVAVLDGNVFRVLSRYFGLDLDISSNNGKKAFDKLANKLIPKESPDQYNQAIMEFGALQCVPKNPTCNQCPLSSKCYAFQNALVNVLPVNEKKVKIKSRYFLYFHIQMDDFTVVRKREEKDIWQGLIDFPLEEYSSPEDIINIEPDSLELPKELNYMQPHYNISSEKPFKHLLTHQRIFASFVNIKLKAKYREALEKWVEKNNYALVNESSLESLGKPKLIVHYLNQKN, from the coding sequence TTGAGTTTCAACTATTTCACTGAGAATCTACTCCGTTGGTATCCCCTTCATCGCCGTAATCTACCTTGGAGAGAGACAAACAGTCCATATATCATTTGGTTGTCCGAAATAATCCTACAACAAACCCGAGTGGCCCAGGGTTTACCTTATTTCCACGCTTTCATCGAAAGATTCCCTACTGTAGTTGATCTGGCAAATGCACCACAAGAAGAAATTTTAAGAACCTGGCAAGGCTTGGGCTATTATAGTAGAGCAAGAAACCTACACTCATGTGCTCAATCTATAGTAAATGAAAGAAATGGTGAATTTCCTGACAATTATAAAGCCTTATTAAAACTAAAAGGGGTCGGTCCATATACTGCCGCAGCTATAGCCTCTTTTGCCTTTAAAGAACAAGTTGCAGTCCTTGATGGCAATGTTTTCCGAGTTTTGTCCCGGTATTTTGGCTTAGATTTAGACATCTCTTCCAACAATGGCAAAAAAGCATTTGACAAGCTAGCCAACAAACTTATTCCTAAAGAATCTCCAGACCAATACAATCAGGCCATTATGGAGTTCGGAGCACTGCAATGTGTCCCAAAAAACCCAACTTGCAATCAATGCCCACTAAGCTCCAAATGTTATGCCTTTCAAAATGCACTAGTCAATGTTCTTCCGGTCAATGAAAAAAAAGTGAAAATAAAATCACGGTATTTTTTATACTTTCATATTCAGATGGATGACTTTACCGTTGTTAGAAAACGAGAAGAAAAAGACATCTGGCAAGGCCTGATAGACTTTCCATTAGAAGAGTACAGCTCCCCGGAGGACATCATAAATATTGAACCCGACAGCCTGGAATTGCCGAAAGAACTCAATTATATGCAGCCTCATTATAATATAAGTTCCGAAAAACCCTTCAAACACCTACTCACACATCAAAGAATTTTTGCTTCCTTTGTGAATATAAAATTGAAAGCAAAGTATAGAGAGGCGCTTGAGAAATGGGTTGAAAAAAATAATTATGCACTTGTGAATGAGTCTTCCCTAGAGTCCTTAGGCAAACCTAAATTGATTGTTCACTACTTGAATCAAAAAAATTAA